The genomic interval TTTGCCAAATCTTCGATGTTTTTGCCTTTATCTTTTGCTCCTCTACTCCCTTCGGGGTGGGAATGGCGGGCAATTTCGATTCCGAGGATTGCGTTTCAGAGGGTGGTCTCAGTCGATAGCCGAGGCCATGAACCGTTTCAACGGGATCAGCTGCACCCGCAGCCTTCAATTTTTGCCGCAAGCATTTGATGTGTGTACTCACCGTTTCTTCGCCTGGAGCTTCTGAAAAGTCCCATAGGCGATCGAGAATGGCTTTGCGACTGAAAATTCGTTTAGGGTTGAGCAAGAAAAGCTCTAATAAGCAATATTCTTTGGGAGTGAGGCGCAAAGGGCGATCGTTGCAAATAATTTCACTATTAACTGGATCAAAATATAAGTTTTCCCAAGTGATCACAGAGGATGGAATTGGCTTTCCACGCCGTAAAAGTGCTCGAATGCGTGCCATCAACTCATCCAGGTTAAAAGGTTTCACCACATAATCATCGGCCCCTGCATCTAGGCCCATGACTCGGTCTGTGGCGCTGTCTTTTGCCGTTAGCAGCAGGATAGGAGCTTGATATCCTTGACTCCGTAATTGCTTACAAACATGGATGCCGTCCAATTTAGGAATCACCACATCCAAAAGAATCAGGTCGTACTCAAACGCTTCTGCCAACTCTAGCCCTGTTTGCCCATCTACGGCTTGATTAACTGTGTAGTGATGTGCAGTAAGAGTCTCAGCAAGAGTGGAACTGATGATTGGATCATCTTCAATTAGCAAAATTCTCACAGCACACCTTCTTCCCTAAAAAACAGCATCAACTTCAAGCTCAAATGAAGTTACCTAATTGATAGAATTTTTATAAATTTTCGGTACCTTAAATCATAGTCTCCATGCTTTAAGTCCTTCAATTCCGATAGCTATTTTGGTCTGAGATATCAAACTATATGAAATATGGTGTTAATCCCCACTTTTGATCTTTGTTAAGGTTTTTACATTCAGCCATCTCAGAGAAAACAGTAGACATCCTGCATGAATAGGAAAGCAGTGTGACAGTTGACGATTGTCGGGAGGAAAAGCAGGCTAAATTCTAGATAGAAATGAATTCCAGAAAGAGCGATGCGATACCAAGAGTTAGAGCATCTGGCAAATCCTGAATTCAAGCGCTGGTGCGGTGTGAGCCGTGGTGCTTTCTATGAGATGGTCCAAGTGGTACGTCCCTACCTAGAGCGCCAAGGCCGCCGAGGGGGACAAGCGAAGCTGAGTGGCGAAGACCAAGTATTAGTGGCCTTAGCCTACTGGCGAGAGTATCGCGGCCAATTCCACATCGGGGTGAGTTGGAGGTTGCACGAAACCACAGTCGGGCGGATTGTGAGAAAAGTGGAAGACCTGCTGATCAAGAGTGGCAAGTTTTGCCTGCTAAGTCAGCGTCAGTTGTATCAACTGAATAAGCAATTCTAACTATGGTTTTCAAGTTGAGATAAAAATTAATGAATTTGAATCTTCCTGATTGACAATAAAGATTGATTATGCATAATTTGCCGGGAACCTTAAAGGAGAATCAAGTTGATTAACGCCATTTAACCAGATATTTATACTCATTCTGAGCAGGAGTAATTCCATGCAGCGGCTTCTTTCCCAGTGGTTCGATCGCCCTCTCAGACGCATTTTGAGCTTCTTTTTAATGTTTTGTATTGGTGCGATCGGCGTCAGTTGCACTGCAACTTCTCCCAACACAAGTTCTCAAGCCAGCCCAACCTCGTCTCCTCTGGCTAGGTCTGAGACATCGAATACTGAGACGTTGGATGTTGCCGTCATTCCCTGGCAAAGCCCTGAAGAGCAAGAGGCAAAATTGCAGCCGCTAGCAGATTATCTGGAGCAAAAAATGAACCGCTCCGTTAATTTTCAGGTTGCTAAAGACTATGCTACAGCCGTGGATTTGTTGGTTGAGGACAAGGTAGAAATGGCGTATCTAGCTGCCTTGACCTACATCAAGTCCCACGAGCGCAATGCCAGTATTGAACCGTTAGTCTTACCCATTGACGAAACGACGGGTCGCCCTTGGTATACCAGCGTCATTGTGGCAGGTGCCAACAAGAAAATTGAGTCGTTACAGGATTTGAAAGGCAAGCGATTTGCTTTTGTTAGCCCCTCTTCTACGTCTGGTTTTTTGATGCCGTTGAACGCAATGCGAGCAGAGGGCATTGATCCCACGCGAGACTTTGCCAGTATTCGCTATCCCGGCAGTCATGACAAGGCGGAAATCGCATTGGCGAAGGGAGAATTTGATGCGATTGCCGACGATAAGGCGTCTTTTTTACGAGCGCAAGTGGCTGGCACACTTCCGGCTGCAAACTACAAAATTATCTGGGAATCGGAGCCAATTCCTACGCCCCCCATTGTGATTAATACCAGCAAATTTACAGCAGGAGAAATCGCACAACTCCAGCAAGCCTTGATTGATGCGCCGGTGGGCGTGGTGGATGTAAGTGGCGCAAAATCAGCCGGATATACCCTGGCAAAGGATGCTGATTTTGACCCCATTCGTGAGATTTATAAGCGTTTGAAGTCCATCACGATTGCGGAAAAATGAAGATTCTCACCCGCTTTATTGGTTCTACCACGATCGCCATTGGATTAGTCATTGCTGTGGTGGGTGGCAGTACGCTTCTAATTCAGAAGACTGAAAATGCGGTCGAGAAAAGCCGCGATCGCACGAACCAGGCGGTTCGCAAAACCCAAGACTTACGCCTTGATCTGGAAGAACAAACCTCAGCTCTCAAAGACTATCTCTTGCTCAATCAAGGTCGTGCCGATTTGGACGCTTACGAGCAAGCCAAGGTGAAATTTTTGGCAGACTTGGAAACCCTGGAAACCCTGATACCGGAGGCAAGGCAAACCGATGTTGTGCGTCGTCGCCATCAGTTTTTAGTCCGGTTGGTTGATGAATTAGCTAGTCAAACTGCGTCTTCCGCTCGCCAGGCTCAGCAAGATGTCAAAGCGATCAATTCATTTCAGGACGACATCCAACTATTTCTCAATGTTCTGACGGACGAAGTTCGCCAGCAAGATGCTATCACTCAGCAGGCGGCAGAGCAGTTCAAACAAACGGCAAGTCTAGCAACCTATGGATTGATTGGCGTGGTATTGCTAATTTTTATTGCTCAGTTCGCCCTCACGCTCTTGCCAGTGATCCGTTCTATTGAAGGCTTACAACTGGGTGCTGCCAAACTAGGAACAGGTAACTGGAACTACCGCCTCGACATCCACACAGGTGATGAAATTGAACAACTGGCAAAGGAATTCAACCAGATGGCCACCCAACTGGCAGAATCTTATGCCTCACTAGAACAGAAGCGTGAAGTTGCGGATGCTGCAAATCGCGCCAAAAGCGAATTCTTGGCAAACATGAGCCACGAACTCCGCACCCCCCTCAACGGCATCCTGGGTTACGCTCAAATTCTCACGCGCTCACAAGCCTGGGGCGAAAAAGAACGCAAAGGCATCGATATCATCTACCAGTGCGGTTCTCACCTATTAACCTTGATTAATGACGTTTTGGATATCTCCAAAATTGAAGCCCGTCGGTTGGAATTAGACCCTCACACGGTTCATTTGCCTGCATTGTTACAGGGAATTGCTGAGATTGTGAGTATCCGCGCCCAGCAAAAAGGGATTGAATTTGTCTATCTATCCGATGCCAACCTGCCAGAAGGTATTGAGGTTGATGAGAAGCGGTTAAGACAAGTTTTGATCAATTTGTTAGGCAATGCCGTCAAGTTTACCGATCGAGGCAAGGTGATATTTAAGGCAAAAGTCATTGATGATTCGTCATTGGTTAATGGTCATTGGTCATCGGTGATAGATCAAGAACTAGAACAACCAACTAATAACCAAGGACTAATGATTAATGATAAAAAACAAAAGACAATAAAACTCCGATTTGAAGTGCAGGACACCGGAATTGGCATCAGTTCAGACGCGGTAGAAAAAATTTTTCAGCCGTTTGAACAGGTCAGCAGCCAAAAACGAAACTCAGAAGGTACTGGGTTAGGACTCACCATCAGCCAGACCATTACCCAACTCATGGGTAGCCAGATTCAGGTGCAAAGTCAAATCGGCGTAGGTAGTACCTTTTTCTTTGATGTAGAAGTACCGACCGCCACCGGATGGCAAAACACTGCTACCAATGTGTCTGGTGAGCAGATGATGGGCTATTACGGCGAACAACAAACTGTCCTGATTGTTGATGATAAATGGGAAAACCGTTCCGTGATTGTCAACTTGTTAGAACCCCTCGGCTTTGTCGTTGTTGAAGCGGAAAATGGTCAGTGTGGACTCGAAAAAGCCCTGCAAGTCAAGCCAAATTTGATCATCACTGATATTTTGATGCCAGTCATGGACGGCTATCAGTTTCTTCAAGAAATTCGACAATCTGACAGTCTCAAAACCTTGCCGGTGATTGTTTCCTCTGCTTCGGTTTCTAGTATGGATCAGCAGCAAAGCCTGGATGCAGGTGGCAATGATTTTCTGGTCAAGCCGGTACAGGCAGATGACCTATTCCAGATGCTTCGCAAACATTTGCACTTGACTTGGATTTATCAGTCTATAGATTCAGGCTCTGAACCTGTAACATCAACGTCTGAGTTACCCAGTAATCCTCCATCCACATCGTTTGTCGTTCCTCCCTCACAAGACCTGGAACAGTTGCTTCAGTTAGCCCAACAGGGGCGACTGAAAAAAATGGTAGAGGTTGCTAAAGCGTTGGAACAGCAAAACCCTCAATATACGCCGCTGATGCAGCATTTGCTTGAGCTAAGCAAGGGATTTCAGGTCGCAAAATTGGAAGTGGTGATTCAGCAATTGCTCGATGAAACAACCTACTCTCAGAGAGGCTAGTCATGAAAGATGCTCCGTTAATTTTGGTAGTTGATGACACACCAACCAATTTAGAGGTAGTTACAGAAGCATTGGGAGATGCCGGGTTTGAGGTGGCAATCGCCACTGATGGAGAACGTGCCATTAAACAAGCAACCATCAGCCAACCCGATTTAATTTTGCTGGATGTCATGATGCCGGGAATCGATGGCTTTGAAACTTGCCATCGCCTCAAGGCTACACCCACCACCAGGGAGATTCCGATCATTTTTATGACTGCCCTATCTGATACAACCGATAAGGTCAGAGGCTTTAATCTGGGTGCGGTAGATTACGTGACCAAACCTTTTCAGGAAGCAGAACTGCTGGCTCGTGTCACCACTCAATTAAAATTACGCAATTTGCAGCAATCTCTGGAACAACAGGTTGAGCAACGCACCGCCGAGCTCAGAGCGGCTCTGCAACAAGTGCAACAGTCTCAGGTGCAGCTAGTGCAGTCTGAGAAAATGGCTCTGTTAGGGCAACTGGTGGCGGGAGTTGCTCATGAAATCAACAATCCAATCAACTTTATTCATGGCAATCTCTCTCACGTTCAAGAGTACACCGAGGATGTATTGTCGTTTGTACAGTTGTATCAGCAGCACAGCGCCAACTCTGCACCCGAATTGCAAGCGGCTGCTGAAAATCTCGATTTAGAGTTTATTCAGCACGATCTGCCGAAAACGCTCGCCTCCATGAAGATAGGCACCCAGCGCATCTTCGAAATTGTGCGCTCGCTCCGCACTTTCTCTCGAGTTGACGAATCAGAATGCAAAGCCGTAAATATTCACGAAGGCATTGATAGCACGTTATTGATCCTGCAACATCGCCTTAAAAATAAACCTGAACATCCAGAAATTCAGGTGATTCGAGATTATGGTCAATTACCACCTGTAGCATGCTATGCCGGATCACTGAACCAGGCATTTATGAATATCTTGGCGAATGCAATTGATGCCTTAGAAGAACTCGATGCAAAACGAACTTATCAAGAAGACCAAAACAAACCGAGCCAAATTACGATTCGCACTTCTGTGATTAATCATCAGTCGGTGGAAATTGCGATCGCCGATAATGGTTCTGGTATTCCCAAAGAGATTCAACAACGCATTTTCGATCCGTTCTTCACCACAAAACCCGCTGGAAAAGGAACCGGCATGGGAATGTCCATCAGTCACCAAATCATCACTGAGAAGCATAGGGGCAAGCTGCTCTGTAGCTCTACATCTGGTAAAGGAGCAGAGTTTATTATTCAGATTCCAATTCAACAGCAAATCTGTGCCGCAAGCTAATAAGGCTGTTGCAACGGATAGAGCCAGTCTACTCGTACGTTGCCAAGTTAGCTTGCTACTGCTGAACAGCAACGTTAATCGCTAGCAACAATGCCGAAGTGACTCATTATATGTCGTCCGATTTTGGCTATTTTCAACGTGCTTAGCGTAGGCAAAATCAAGAATTTTTATTCGTTGTATGGATTGTCCATAAATACTGGCGATTAAGGGAAGGAAAGGGATGGCTGTTTGCCCCTCCGGGCAACAAAGCAACACCGCTTCGCAAGCATGAATCTACGCCGATTCGTTGCCACATTAAGGTTCAGAACCACCGAAGCCCTTATGACTGTGATTGCTTAGCTTTGCACAAAATGAGTTAATTCGGCATTATTTGAGTTGCGATCGCCTGAGTTTTTAATGGTTTGAGGCGTACTACAAAAAATACGCCATTACTTATTTTCGACAATGCTTCTCAAAAGCTCATAGCATCCCCTCGCAAACCTGAAAATCAAGTGGGGCGATCGCTAATTTCCAACACAATGCAAAAGAGTTTCTGTTCAGTCAGTCGCCACTGACGTTGTCGGAGCTATAGCTGAAGGCTGCACGGTAGAGAAATAGCAAGGCACTGAGTGCCTGATTCTGAGTCGAAGCAGCAACGTGTTCCTGCATTGCCAAGTAGCTAAGAAACTGCTCGATTTCCGTTGCTCCCATTTCGCTGGAGTCACGTTTGTTGTAGAAGAGGATGAAGCGGCGAATCCAAGCCACGTAGCTCTTCTCAGTGCGGTATGAGTAGTGCTTCATACGAATGACATCGCGGACTTGATCCAGCAATTTTCGAGGTCGTGATTCCATAAGAGCACCCTAAATTCTGTCTAATTCCGTTTCTGGGATCTTAGGCAGAATAGAAGGTGAAAACAGAGCGAAGAAACGCTGAAGAACTCGGGCTAATTCCGAAATCAGGGGTATTATACGGAAAACCTTTCGGGCTAATGTCCGATTTGGGAGATTAGACAGAATTAATTCTGTCTAATTAATAGTTAGGCACCGTATGCGGATCCGCGAGTACGAATCGTCCGACTGGCCACATCTATGTGTGATCCATGATGAAGCGCGCAAGCAAGAACTCGAGGCGAGCGGGTTGATGGACGCGTTTCTGACGCTTGAGGAGACTGCAGAGGGTGAGGGCCTGTTCGATGGTAAGGTGCTGGTCGCGGATGACGACGGCATTCCGTTGGGCTTCATCGCAATCGCTGAAGGCGAAATCACCTGGCTCTACGTCAGCCCGCGGCATCAGCGCCGCGGAGTCGGGAGGCGGCTGGTGCGTGAGGCAATTTCTTGTGAATCCGGTCCGGTTTCGCTCGACGTTCTCGAAGGCAATGAAGCCGCTCTACAGTTGTACCTTAGCGAAGGGTTCGAAGTGGTGAAGCGGGTTTCTGGTCGCTTGACGGGGAACAAGGCGTTTGCTGCTACGGGCCTTGTTCTGCGTCACCATGGCGGTGCCTAACCCCTCCATCGAGCGGACATCCACCGGCCAGACGCGCTACAGCGGTGCTGTATTGTTGCTTTTCGCGCGGCTGGCCGGTGGCCGCCGCTCATGTCGAACGTTAGACCGCCTCTGCTAGGAGGTAGCTGAGGTGATTATCGAGCAAGCCGAGTGCTCAATGGCTTCAAACTGCTGAAGGCTAGTGGGTTGACTAGTTGCCTGCGCGCTTAGGCTTAGAGGCTATGACCTGTACAAATTCGGAGGGAGCGAGATTGGCAGTACGGAAGCGCCTGCAGCTGCAAAACTTCTTCGACGCGTTGGAGGCGCGATATGCTTTGCCTAGGTGATTTGATGCTTGGACAAAGGAGACCGCCGCCCAACACGTCACGGCAGCGGACAGTTGAAAGCTGCTGGTGCTGAGTTAAAGGTTATCTGCCGCCGCTGCGTTTTGCCGTTAGACTCTCTTGTCTCATCAAATTAGAATATCTGACGGATTCGACATAGATCACCCCATGCCATGTCTGCCAATTCTCGCCGTTCTGTCAGTCTGGTTGCCTGTCTAATCGCTCTACCTTTATCACTGCTATCTATGGGTTACACGACACAAGCCTCAACACCTGTCGAGGTTCACATTACAACGTTAACAGGCACGCTCCATGGCACACAGATTACTCCAGCGTCTAATATGCCAGAGCCAGCGGTGCTGATCATTGCGGGTTCAGGTCCGACCGATCGCAATGGAAACAATCCTCTAGCTGGGCAGAATAATAGCCTCAAACTCCTCGCTGAAGGATTAGCGGAGCATGGCATTGCCTCAATCCGATATGACAAGCGCGGGATTGGAGAAAGCGCAGCCGCAGGACCTGAAGAAGCTGATTTGCGTTTCGATACCTATGTTGAAGATGCTGCACTTTGGATTCAGCAATTGCAGGCAGATTCTCGTTTCTCAAGCATCACCGTAATTGGTCACAGCGAAGGCTCTCTGATTGGAATGCTGGCAACCCAAAAAACCGGAGCAGATGCTTTTGTATCAATCGCCGGAATTGCCCAAACTGCATCACAAGTTTTACAAGATCAACTGCGACCTAGATTGCCAGATGCATTATGGCAACAGAATGAGCAGATTCTTTCTGCTCTAGAGCAAGGGAAGAGAGTGACCTCTGTTTCACCAGAACTCAATGAGTTCTACAGATCGAGCATCCAACCCTACCTCATTTCCTGGTTTCGCTATACCCCTGCCCAAGAGATTAGGCGTCTCACTGTCCCTGTTCTAATTGTTCAAGGAACAACGGATATCCAAGTGTCTGTAAGGGAGGCGCAAGACCTGAAGAGGGCTAAGCCGGATGCAGAGCTTAGAATCATTGAGGGGATGAATCACGTGTTAAAAGCTGTTCCATTAGACCCTGAACAGCAAAATGCTTCCTATTCTGATCCAACGCTGCCAGTTGTGCCTGAGCTAGTTGAGGGTATAACTCAATTTATTCACAGCAGTAGAATATGCCGTGAGTCTAACCAGTCGCTGCACCGGAACGTGTCAAGTTAAGTGGTTGAGTTGCAAAGGTTTTCTGCGTCCGGTGAGCTTGGTCGTTCTGCTGCTTGAGTTATCGTAGAGGGCAGCAGTTTGAGTCTTGTCTGTAGGACGACGAATGAGTTTATCGGAGTTTACCAAACAAGCGGTATCTGAACAATGGTCATTTCTCGCTGAGGCAACGTTTGAGCTAACAGCGCAGGGTTCAAGCCGTGCAGTTTATTTTGTTCGCGCCTCAGAGCATCAGTTTGTTCTAAAGTTTTACGCAGCTACCACTGCGATCGCTCAGATTCACTATGAGCATTCATTGCTTACGTTTCTAGACTCTGCTCATCTCCCTTTCGCGATTCCAGTACCCCTCCAGACCGCTTCTGGCGAAACCTTTATTGCCGTTGAAGTGGATGGACAATTGCTTAACGCTGCCCTACTGCCTCGGTTAGTCGGACACCCAATGGAGCGGCGAAACCTGCATCAGATTCAATCGGCTGGTTTTGCCTTGGCGACGTTGCACAATGCACTTGCCGAGTTCGATCCGCAGGGTCAGTACGCGAAATTGCCGTTTTGGGGAGCATTAGACCGAATTCATCCGCAAGTCAGCGATCCCTTCACAGTTCCACAACTTTTACAGCTAGGTTTAGAGGAACAGAGGCACTTAAATCAACTGTTAAATGAGGCAATCGAATCCTCTCCTGAGCTATACGCAACACTTCCCATTCAGACCATTCATGCAGATTACATAACACCAAACATTCTCGTGAACCAGGATCAGGTGGTTGGAATTCTAGATTTTGAGTTTGCAACGCGCGATTTGCGATTGTTGGATTACATGAGTAGCTTAGATCAGCTTGCATCCTTTCCTTGGCAGGAAGTTTTATTTGAGGAAATTGTGCGAGCCTTTAGCACAGGCTATCAAGCGTTGTCTTTACTGACACTGGCAGAAATGAGAGCTGCCATTTCGGTGTGGAAGCTGCAACGCGCCAGTTCGCTGGTCTACTGGACAGGGTGGTTAGTGGAAGGAAAAGGGAGTCGGCAAAAAATTGTTGATGCTGTTGTGGAGACGCTGAGATTTGAAACGTGGCTCCAATCCAATCAGAGGAAGTGGCTTGATGCTTTAGGTTGCGTGTGAGTTTATAAAGTACAGAAACATTGCTGGTAGCGACAGAACAATTCGATTGCAGCGGACAAGCAAAGTTTTTTCGTCTATCGTTCTATTTTTCTCGTCGCCGCTGAATTGCACGGTTATCTCGCTTCGTTCAGTCATGTTGAAGTTTATGTAGACTTGGATCACGGTTTCAAATCTCTCATTCCTGTATGAAATCAGAAGATGTTTTGCAGATTGTGACCTGGTTAGAGCGGGCAGAGATTCCTGTATGGTTAGATGGTGGTTGGGGTGTCGATGCCCTGTTAAGTCAACAAACACGATCGCACAGTGATCTCGATCTCGTAGTTAGGTTGGAGGATGCTGGTCAGATTGAACAGACCCTCGCTATCTATCAGTTCGCTATCATACTGAATGAGTTACCGACGCGGTTTGTGATGAAAGATGCTAACTGTCGTAGTGTTGACTTTCACACTGTCCAACAGGATAGTAGCGGACAGTTGATTCAAGTCCTACAAGACGGCACGCCTTTTCATTATCCACAGGATAGTTTAGCTGGACAGGGCAGGATCGACGGCAATGTGATTTCTTGCATCACACCTGAAGTGCAGATGCTATGTCACACAGGATACAACCCCCAAGCAAAAGACATTCATGACGTTCGACTATTGCAGCAATACTTTAATCTTCCACTTCCAGAAGAGTATGTTGGTGTTGTGACAGGCTTCGAGTAGTCATGAAAGTGAAGCAACAGCGAGATAACAATTCGATTGCAGCGGACGAGCAAAGTTTCTTCGTCTATCGTTCTGGTTTTATCGTCGCCGCTGAATCGAACCGTTCTGCCGCTGCACACGGCTTGGCTGTTAGTCAAACTTAAATTATGCAGATTGAGCATTTAGAGTTTAAGCCAATTGATTTGGCAAAGCACGCCGATGTTTGCGTAGCTTTCCGGGAAGATTCATATGTTTGCAGCTTTGGGTCAGCAGAACTCTTTCACGGGGCCGATGGCAAAGGAGCAGAACGCTACGTCAACTGGCTGTGCGAGAAGATGAAACGGTTTCCTGGTGGCTGCGTTCACGTTTGGTCGGGCAGCGAAATCATCGGTCAAATGGAAATGGGACGTTTTAGGTCAGATGCCTCACTAGGTTACGTCAATTTGTACTACGTCACTGCCCGTTGGCGCGGCACTGGTGTTGCCAGTTTGCTTGATGAATATGCAACAGCCTTCTTCAAACGGCTTAGCTTGCACTCCGCCCGTTTAAGCGTCACTCCGACAAATACGAGAGCAGTAGAGTTCTATCTTAGGCATGGATGGAAGGACTTGGGGCCACGAGAGAACGCGCCTGAGGTTCACTACATGGGAAAAAATTATGAGTGACCGGCAGCAACAGAATCGGGTCGAGGAAGGCATTTAACCTTCCCCTCCCACACCACCCTGCGTGCGGGTCCGCACAGGGCGGTTCATGAAGACGCGCAGACAATGCTGATAGTCTAGGCGTATCCTTGAACTTTCATCCAAAGATGCCGAATGGATAGCAATCCCTGCTGTTCCAGCCATTCATTGGTCATTCCCGTTTGCGTCGCCAGCGTCTTTGACAAGCGCCAGTAGCCTTTGCGGCTAAGCCCTGTCGAGAAAGCATGCCGTCTACTCGTTCCCAGCTTGAGCAGGTTGGTGATGCGGGTTCTGGGTCTGCGCCATTGCTTCCAATAACACATCCGCATCCGCCGCCTTAACCAACCGTCTAGCTCTTCGATGGGGGAGTAATGTTGGGAAATGCCAAAGTAGTTCATCCAGCCTCGCAAGTATCGGTTCAATCGCTCAATCCGTTCTGCCATTGAAACTCCCCAACTGCGTGAGGTCAGTCCCCGCAACCGGTGCTTGAAGTCCCGTATGGCTGGCTCAGATGCAAAGATCCGAATCCCCCGGAAGGTGAAACCCAGATATTGGAGGTCTTCGACCTTGACCACCCGACTTTTCTCGCGATTGACCTTGAGCTTCATCTTTTGAGTCAGGTAACGACTCGTTTTAGCCATCACTCGTCGCCCTGCACGTCTACTTTTGACCAGGATTACCAAGTCATCCATGTAGCGGACAAACCGATGCCCTCTGGCTTCTAGCTCCTTGTCGAGGTCATCCAATAGGATGTTGGACAATAACGGAGACAAAGGCGACCCTTGCGGTGTCCCCCAGTCCGTGGCCTCAATCGTGCCACCCACCAGCACCCCTGCTCTCAAGTAACGACCAATGAGCCTCAGAAGTAACTTGTCAGTCACTTTGCGGGCAATTCGGGACATCAGCACATCGTGATTGACCGTATCAAAGAATTTCTCTAGGTCTAAGTCAACCGCATACCGATACCCCATCTTGACAATCGTCTTTACCTGCCGAATTGCGCCATGAGCAGAGCGTTTGGGGCGGCTCCCATAACTGGGCTCAGAGAACTCTGACTCAAAGATGGGAGACAGCACTTGTAAGATGGCTTGTTGGATCACCC from Trichocoleus sp. FACHB-46 carries:
- a CDS encoding GNAT family N-acetyltransferase encodes the protein MQIEHLEFKPIDLAKHADVCVAFREDSYVCSFGSAELFHGADGKGAERYVNWLCEKMKRFPGGCVHVWSGSEIIGQMEMGRFRSDASLGYVNLYYVTARWRGTGVASLLDEYATAFFKRLSLHSARLSVTPTNTRAVEFYLRHGWKDLGPRENAPEVHYMGKNYE
- the ltrA gene encoding group II intron reverse transcriptase/maturase translates to MNHSNSSMNPDGGDDVWRADREPALDNLMVRILERDNLKRSWERVKSNQGAPGSDGMSLEDFPAYAREHWSEIRQSLIDGSYQPRPVRRVVIPKPRGKGERKLGVPCVIDRVIQQAILQVLSPIFESEFSEPSYGSRPKRSAHGAIRQVKTIVKMGYRYAVDLDLEKFFDTVNHDVLMSRIARKVTDKLLLRLIGRYLRAGVLVGGTIEATDWGTPQGSPLSPLLSNILLDDLDKELEARGHRFVRYMDDLVILVKSRRAGRRVMAKTSRYLTQKMKLKVNREKSRVVKVEDLQYLGFTFRGIRIFASEPAIRDFKHRLRGLTSRSWGVSMAERIERLNRYLRGWMNYFGISQHYSPIEELDGWLRRRMRMCYWKQWRRPRTRITNLLKLGTSRRHAFSTGLSRKGYWRLSKTLATQTGMTNEWLEQQGLLSIRHLWMKVQGYA